A genomic segment from Nocardiopsis sp. Huas11 encodes:
- a CDS encoding cytochrome P450, with protein sequence MTTDIGLPQMRFRRDNVIDTAPEYDVLRANAPLTRVRTPAGDPAWLTTGYHVTKQLLAETRLGRSHPDPENAPRISDSMRFGGPQGDHATEADLHKLHRRLLAPAFSPRRMNLIADHISDLTDQALNDLADLEPPVDLHDRLSFPLPIRVVCELLGVPLADRDRIRDWSWEFASLSDHDGAMAAGREMFAYMAELVARKRVEPADDLMSDLVAASAEHDLLTDMELADMGMNLLFGGHETTVARIDYGTLLLLTHPDQLKALRDDPALVEPAVEEIMRFSVPVDDTFPRYAHADIEVGDVTIRAGEAVLLPPSVANRDPEVFPDPHRFDIRRRSAQPHLGFGHGPHYCVGSGLARLELKAVFGRLFQRFAGLELAVPAAELELNEDRFTGGLRRLPVTW encoded by the coding sequence ATGACGACCGACATCGGACTCCCGCAGATGCGGTTCCGCCGCGACAACGTGATCGACACGGCCCCCGAGTACGACGTCCTGCGTGCGAACGCGCCGCTGACCCGCGTCCGCACGCCCGCCGGCGACCCGGCCTGGCTGACCACCGGGTACCACGTGACCAAGCAGCTGCTCGCCGAGACACGCCTGGGCCGTTCCCACCCCGACCCCGAGAACGCCCCCCGGATCTCGGACTCGATGCGCTTCGGTGGACCGCAGGGCGACCACGCGACCGAGGCCGATCTGCACAAGCTGCACCGCCGTCTGCTCGCCCCCGCGTTCTCACCGCGGCGGATGAACCTGATCGCGGACCACATCAGCGACCTCACCGACCAGGCGCTCAACGATCTCGCCGACCTGGAACCCCCTGTCGACCTGCACGACCGCCTGTCCTTTCCGCTGCCGATCCGCGTGGTCTGCGAACTGCTCGGCGTTCCTCTGGCGGACCGCGACCGCATCCGCGACTGGTCGTGGGAGTTCGCGAGCCTGTCCGACCACGACGGCGCGATGGCGGCCGGCCGGGAGATGTTCGCGTACATGGCCGAGCTCGTCGCCCGCAAGCGCGTCGAGCCGGCCGACGACCTGATGTCGGACCTGGTGGCCGCGTCCGCGGAGCACGACCTGCTCACCGACATGGAGCTGGCCGACATGGGCATGAACCTGCTGTTCGGCGGGCACGAGACCACGGTCGCGCGGATCGACTACGGGACCCTCCTGCTGCTCACCCACCCCGACCAGCTCAAGGCGCTGCGCGACGACCCCGCCCTGGTCGAGCCCGCGGTCGAGGAGATCATGCGGTTCAGCGTCCCCGTCGACGACACCTTCCCCCGGTACGCCCACGCCGACATCGAGGTCGGCGACGTCACCATCCGCGCGGGCGAGGCGGTGCTGCTGCCGCCGAGCGTGGCCAACCGGGACCCTGAGGTCTTCCCCGACCCCCACCGGTTCGACATTCGGCGCCGGTCGGCCCAGCCGCACCTGGGCTTCGGACACGGACCGCACTACTGCGTGGGCTCCGGTCTGGCCAGGCTGGAGCTCAAGGCCGTGTTCGGGCGGCTCTTCCAGCGCTTCGCCGGCCTGGAGCTGGCGGTGCCCGCGGCCGAGCTCGAACTCAACGAGGACCGGTTCACCGGCGGTCTGCGGCGGCTCCCGGTCACCTGGTGA
- a CDS encoding glycosyltransferase: MTRILFTTMPITGHVRPALPVARALVHAGHEVVWYSGPMFETPITRTGARFVRSSVEFDSIDENGDVLQSMGDTEPGLSGFKQILKDLFIDPIPAYAAEIGPLIDATDPDVVVADHSFLAAPMLARLRGVPAVMFAISPLHVSSVDTAPFGTGLMPSATPLGRVRNRALQWVMSSLVFRDTQRALERATDAVGFPRPEGFFMDWGLQLADRYLTANIPEFEYPRSDLPAAVEFVGPMLPDGVDDWTPPEWWSDLERARARGRPVVLVTQGTVGSDPANLILPAISALADEDVLVVVTSHPLDPDDLLSTGRRPANLRIERFVPFTELLPLTDLMITNGGYGGVQTALAFGVPLLVAGRSEDKMEVNARVAWSGAGLSLGTGSPNPRRIRGGALKVLGDPRYRSRATELRTAYARYSGAERAAEIIAATARTGDAPTARPAR, from the coding sequence ATGACCAGAATCCTCTTCACGACAATGCCCATCACCGGACACGTGCGCCCTGCTCTTCCGGTCGCCCGTGCGCTGGTGCATGCCGGACACGAGGTCGTCTGGTACAGCGGCCCGATGTTCGAGACGCCCATCACCCGCACCGGAGCCCGATTCGTCCGCAGCTCGGTGGAGTTCGATTCCATCGACGAGAACGGCGACGTCCTCCAGAGCATGGGCGACACCGAACCAGGGCTGTCCGGATTCAAACAGATCCTCAAGGACCTGTTCATCGATCCGATTCCCGCCTACGCCGCCGAGATCGGCCCGCTCATCGACGCCACGGACCCCGACGTCGTCGTCGCGGACCACAGTTTCCTCGCCGCGCCCATGCTCGCCCGCTTGCGCGGGGTGCCCGCGGTCATGTTCGCGATCAGCCCCCTGCACGTGTCCAGCGTGGACACCGCGCCCTTCGGTACCGGGCTGATGCCGTCCGCGACCCCGCTCGGCCGGGTGCGCAACCGGGCCCTGCAGTGGGTGATGAGCTCCCTGGTCTTCCGCGACACCCAACGGGCCCTGGAGCGGGCCACCGACGCCGTGGGGTTCCCCCGGCCCGAGGGCTTCTTCATGGACTGGGGGCTGCAGCTGGCCGACCGCTACCTGACCGCGAACATCCCTGAGTTCGAGTACCCCCGCAGCGACCTGCCCGCCGCCGTGGAGTTCGTCGGCCCCATGCTCCCCGACGGCGTGGACGACTGGACCCCACCCGAGTGGTGGTCGGACCTGGAGCGGGCGCGCGCACGGGGACGCCCGGTCGTCCTCGTCACCCAGGGCACCGTCGGCAGCGATCCGGCCAACCTGATCCTGCCCGCGATCTCGGCCCTGGCCGACGAGGACGTCCTGGTCGTCGTGACGTCCCACCCCCTGGATCCCGACGACCTCCTCTCCACCGGCCGGCGTCCGGCGAACCTGCGGATCGAGCGCTTCGTCCCCTTCACCGAACTGCTGCCGCTGACCGACCTCATGATCACCAACGGCGGGTACGGCGGCGTCCAGACCGCGCTGGCCTTCGGTGTCCCCCTCCTGGTCGCCGGACGCAGCGAGGACAAGATGGAGGTCAACGCCCGGGTGGCCTGGTCCGGCGCCGGGCTGTCGCTCGGTACCGGTTCCCCCAACCCCCGCAGGATCCGCGGGGGCGCGCTCAAGGTCCTCGGCGACCCGCGCTACCGCTCCCGGGCCACGGAGCTCCGGACCGCCTACGCCCGCTACTCCGGCGCCGAGCGCGCGGCGGAGATCATCGCCGCGACCGCCAGGACCGGCGACGCCCCGACCGCGCGCCCCGCCCGGTGA